One window of Papaver somniferum cultivar HN1 chromosome 9, ASM357369v1, whole genome shotgun sequence genomic DNA carries:
- the LOC113308070 gene encoding exocyst complex component EXO70H1-like — protein sequence MKTTNKNKGGFRNIFSSHSISQDNSISKSSTHSVSSSSSPYSSPPPSCPSTPIHTFSESMMEENIDNAEILITKWNLETNTGFAAASSLFYDDHRKEAKDFISCVKDLQRAMRFFILPDNSNSVLLIRSQNLMETAMKRLQKEFYQILSTNRDRLDPESISGHGSEKSRCSTSSYDEEVDQSSDEDEIQRVSNSINEVEQVGTVAMNDLKMISDCMISSGYGKEIVRIYKIIRKSIVDESLYKLGVERLTPTQINKMDWEMLDFKIKNWVYAVKIAVKTLFLGERILCDYVFSSETSRESCFTAITKDSALELFQFTELVAKGKKSPEKMFRILDLYDAISELWPEIESIFSYKSMSNVRTQAVSSLLKLGEAVRAMLTDFEAAIQKDSSKALAPGGGIHPLTRYVMNYVCFLSDYTVILSDIVANWPLPEHTSLPESYLDSSLDAEDDSTFTMVARFAWLVLVLLCKLDGKAALYKNVPLSYLFLANNLNYVVSKVRGSNLRFLLGEEWISRRELTVKQYTINYERMGWSKVLSSLPTNPTASISLEATKECLSSFNTAFETVYRTQSSWVVTDSKLRDEIKVSICKKVVPVYREFYDTNRAALSRERNVEALVRYSPDDLMNYLSDLFYGMKVSGSGTSTANSSRHFSSSH from the coding sequence ATGAAGACTACTAATAAAAACAAAGGAGGATTCAGAAATATTTTTTCATCACATTCAATATCTCAGGACAATTCAATCTCAAAATCATCAACACACTCAGTATCCTCTTCATCATCACCAtattcatcaccaccaccatcttgtCCATCAACACCAATCCACACATTCTCCGaatcaatgatggaagagaacaTCGATAACGCCGAGATATTAATCACCAAATGGAATTTGGAAACTAATACAGGTTTCGCTGCCGCTTCTTCGCTGTTTTACGATGATCATCGGAAAGAAGCTAAGGATTTCATTTCATGCGTGAAAGATTTACAGAGAGCTATGAGATTTTTTATATTACCAGATAATTCGAATTCAGTTCTACTAATCAGATCGCAGAACCTTATGGAAACTGCTATGAAAAGACTACAGAAAGAGTTTTATCAGATTTTATCAACTAACCGTGACCGTCTTGATCCTGAATCAATCTCCGGTCACGGTTCCGAGAAATCCAGATGTAGTACTTCTAGTTACGACGAGGAAGTTGATCAATCATCCGATGAAGATGAGATACAAAGAGTGAGTAATTCTATAAATGAAGTTGAACAAGTTGGAACAGTGGCTATGAATGATCTGAAAATGATTTCAGACTGTATGATTTCATCTGGTTATGGTAAAGAAATTGTTAGGATTTATAAAATTATCAGAAAATCTATTGTCGATGAAAGCTTATATAAACTAGGCGTTGAGAGATTGACACCTACACAAATCAATAAGATGGACTGGGAAATGCTTGATTTCAAGATAAAAAATTGGGTTTACGCAGTGAAAATTGCCGTGAAAACTCTGTTTCTCGGCGAACGGATTCTCTGCGATTACGTGTTTTCGTCGGAGACAAGTAGAGAGTCTTGTTTCACAGCAATCACGAAGGATAGTGCTTTGGAGCTGTTTCAGTTCACTGAGTTAGTTGCTAAAGGGAAGAAATCACCTGAGAAAATGTTCAGGATTTTAGACCTTTATGATGCAATTTCGGAGCTATGGCCTGAGATTGAGTCTATTTTTTCGTATAAGTCGATGTCAAATGTTCGAACACAAGCTGTTTCGTCGTTGCTTAAACTCGGGGAAGCGGTTCGAGCAATGTTGACAGATTTTGAAGCGGCGATTCAAAAGGATTCTTCAAAAGCGCTTGCTCCTGGTGGTGGGATTCATCCACTGACTAGATATGTTATGAATTACGTCTGTTTTCTTTCCGATTACACGGTAATTCTATCGGATATTGTTGCGAATTGGCCTTTACCGGAGCATACTTCACTACCGGAATCTTACCTCGATAGTTCCCTGGATGCAGAAGATGACAGTACGTTCACGATGGTTGCAAGATTCGCTTGGTTAGTACTTGTTCTTCTGTGTAAACTTGACGGCAAAGCGGCGCTTTACAAAAATGTTCCGTTGTCTTATCTGTTCTTGGCGAACAATCTCAACTATGTTGTTTCGAAAGTTCGGGGCTCGAATCTTCGGTTTTTACTCGGTGAAGAATGGATCAGCAGACGTGAACTGACGGTAAAACAATACACAATAAACTATGAAAGAATGGGGTGGAGTAAAGTTTTATCATCTTTGCCGACGAATCCAACAGCCAGCATTTCCCTGGAAGCTACGAAAGAATGTCTTTCTTCTTTCAATACAGCTTTCGAAACGGTGTACCGGACTCAATCCTCATGGGTCGTAACAGATTCGAAACTTAGAGACGAGATTAAAGTTTCGATTTGTAAGAAAGTTGTGCCGGTTTACCGTGAGTTTTATGATACCAATCGAGCTGCATTGAGCAGAGAAAGAAATGTCGAGGCATTGGTGAGATATTCCCCGGATgatttgatgaattatttgtcCGATTTGTTTTACGGGATGAAAGTATCGGGTTCGGGTACTTCAACTGCTAATTCTTCCcgtcatttttcttcttcccatTGA